In Labilithrix sp., the genomic stretch AACGGCGGCCTCTCCTCCGGCGCGCCGCTCAGCATCATCTACCAAGGCGAGAAGCACGGCATCAACAAGGACCGCTACGTCATCGGCCGCGGCAAGCAGTCGAGCGACCTCACGTTGAAGGACCCGAACGTCTCGCGCCAGCACGCGATGATCGAGTACCAGAACGGCGTCTACTTCATGGTCGACATGGGCTCGACCAACGGCGTCGAGTACAACGGCCAGCGCATCGCGCGGAAGCAGATCGCCGAGGGCGACGTGTTCCGCATCTGCGATCACGACCTGCGCTTCACGTATCGCTGATGCACGTCGCCGTGTTCGGCGCCGGCGCGCTGGGCCTCGTCTACGGCGTGCGGCTCGCGACGCGCACGTCCACGTCGGTCACGTTCGTCGTGCGTCCTGCGCGCGTGACGGAGACAGCGCCGTACGCGATCGAGAGCGCGTGGAGCGGCAAGCGCGAGACGCTCGAAGCGCCGGTGCGCGCGGCGACGGTGCCGCCCGACGCGGACGTCGTGCTCCTCTGCGTCGGCACCGAAGACCTCGACGCGCTCGCGGGCCCACTCGCTTCTTCGAGCGCTCCGATCGTCGTCGTGACGCCGATGATGCCGCAGGACTGGAGGCGCATCCGCGGCGTCTACGGCGATCGCGTCCTCGCCGCGTTCCCGACGATGAGCTCGTACGTCCGCAAGGCCGACGGCGTCGTCCGCTACTGGCTCCTGCCGTCGCCGACGCTGATCGACGAGCCGCGCCCGCCGAGCGCTCCGATCGACGAGCTCGTCGGCGCGCTGAACCGCGCCGGCGTGTGGACGAAGCTCGCGCTCGGCGTGCACGAGTCGAACCCCGCGACGACGGTGGGCTTCATTCCGATCGGCATGGGCCTCTGCGTCGCGGGCAGCGGCGACGCGCTCGTCGCGGACGAGGAGCTGTGCGCGCTCGTCGCGCGCGCGGTCGACGAGGGCGGCCGCCTCGCGCATCGCATCGGCAAGCCGGAGCTCTTCAGCGTGTTCTTCCCCGTCGTCGCCTCGCGGTGGGCGCTCAAGCTCTGGCTCCGCGCGCTCCCCGCCGAGGCGCGCTTCTTCGCGGAGGACCACTTCGGCCGCAAGATCGCGGACCAGCACCGCGTGATGATCCGCCAGATGATCGAGCTCGCGATCGAGAAGCAGCTGCCGCACGAAGCGCTCGACCAGCTCGCGATCCGGCTCGACGCGTGCGTGGGAGCGGTATGATCGCGCCATGTCGCGCCCCGATGATCGGCCTCTGAGACGACTTCCGCAGCTCGAGGCGCGGAAGGCCGACCTCGAGCGCTGCGTCTTCTGCCCGAAGCTCTGTCGCAGCGCGTGCCCGGTCTCGAACGCCGACACGCGCGAGACCGTCACGCCGTGGGGCAAGATGAGCATGGCGTATTTCGTCGCGAACGAGAGCGTCGCGCTCGCGCCTTCGTTCGCGCAGCCGGCGTGGGCGTGCACGGGCTGCTTCGGCTGCCGCGAGCACTGCGACCACGAGAACGACGTCACCGGCACGCTCTTCGAGGCCCGGAGCGCGCTCGCCTCTGCGGGCGTCGCCCCGCCCGCCGCGCGGCGCGTGCTCGAGCGGTTCGATCCGCGCGCGGCGCTCGGGAAGATGCAGGTGCCGGACGTGGTTCTTGCCTCGGCCAAGACGATGGTGCTGGTGGGTTGCGAGCACGCGCGGCGCGGGACGCAGGCGGGGGTCGACACCGTACGCGCGACCGCGAAGCTCACGAACGGCAAGGTGTGCCTCGCGGAGGAGTGCTGCGGCGCTCCCCTCCTCTACGCCGGCGACAAGAAGCGGTTCGACGAGCAAGCGAGGCGCTTCGCGGAGCACGCCGCGCGCTGCGACCGCGTCGTCGTCGGCGACGCGGGCTGCGCAGCCGCCATTCGCGTGCATTCTGCACACAAAACGCCGCCCGTGCTCCACTTCTCCGAGCTCGCCGCGCGCGAGGTGGTGCGCCTCAAGCGGCTCGACGTGGGGGCGACGGTGCGGTGGCACGACCCCTGCCAGCTCGGCCGCGGCCTCGGCGTGTACGAGGCGCCGCGCCAGGTGCTCGCGCGCGTCCTCGGCCGCGCGCCGGCGGAGTTCTCCCGCGCGCGGGACGACGCGCGCTGCTCGGGCGCGGGCGGGCTCTTGCCGCTGACGATGCCCGACGTCGCGCGCGGCATCGCCGATCAACGCGTCGCGGACCACCGCGCGGAGGGGGGCGGGACGATCGTGACCGCGTGCGCGTCGAGCGCGCGATCGTTCGAGCGGAGCGGGGCGACGGTGCTCGACCTCGCGACGGTGGTGCTGCGTGCCCTCGAGCCGTGACAAGCCGAGCCGCACGCTCGCGCGGCGGATCTTGCTCTCGTTCGCGGTCACGCTCGTCGCGTTCGCGGTCACGGTCGGCTTCACCGTCGCGGCGCAGCGGCGCGCGGCGGAGGACAGCGAGGAGATGGCGCAGGGCTTCGTCCCCGTCGCGCTCAAGCTCGGGAAGCTGCGCGCGGTCCAGTCGACGCTCGCCTCGATCGTCGACGGCATCCCCGACGAGAAGAACCCGAACTCCACCCGCGACATCCTGAAGACGCTCGACGGCGAGCGCCGCTTGATGTTCGAGGAGACGCGCGCGGCGATCCAGGACGACCTGCGCGAGCTCGGGAGCGAGGAGACGCGCCAGCTCGCGCTCGTCCTCACCGGCGAGCTCGACGCGGCGGCGGCGGAGTGGGCGGGCGATCGCGAGGCGCGCGAGCGTGTCTTCGCCGCGCTCGAGTCGCTCGGCGAGGACGGCGCGGGCGATCGCGACGCCGTGAACCGCGAGCTCCTCGCGCTCGGCGCGATGGAGCACGCCGCCGACAAGCGCCTCCGCGCGCTCGCCGCGCACGTCGATCTCTCGATGAAGGCGCTCTCCGAGGCGGCGCGGAGCCGCGAGCGCCGCGCCGTCATCGAGCTCGCGCTCCTCGCCGCGCTCACGCTCGCGGTGGGCATCGGCGTCTCGGTCCACACGCGCCGGCTCCTCGGCCCGCTCGAGCGCGTGACGCAGCGCGCGAAGGCCGTCGCGCGCGGCGACCTCACGCCGCAACCCACCGAACAGACCGACGACGAGATCGGCGAGCTCGCGACCGCGTTCGAGGGCATGGTCGGCGCGGTGGCGAAGGCGCAGAACCGCGCCGTCGCGAACGAGCGCCTCGCCGCGATCGGCAAGATGGCCGCCCACGTCACGCACGAGATCCGGAACCCGCTCTCCTCGATCGGCCTCAACATCGAGCTCCTCGAGGAGAACCTCGCGGAGGCAGGGGCGTCGGGCGAGTCGAAGTCCCTCCTCGACGCGATCACGCGCGAGGTGCAGCGCCTCGAGCACCTCTCGGAGGAGTACCTGCGCGTCGCGCGCCTCCCCTCGCCGCGGATGGAGTCGGAGGACCTCGGCGGCAAGGTCCTCGAGATCGCGAAGTTCGCGAAGCCGGAGATGGATCGGGCCGGCCTCGAGCTGGTCCTCGACGTCGCCGACGACCTCCCGCTCGTGCTCTTCGACGACGGCCAGATCCGGCAAGCGATCCTCAACGTGCTCCGCAACGCGCGCGAGGCGATGGGCGACGGCGGCAAGATCGAGCTCTACGTGCGCGCGGAGGGCATGAGCGTCGTCGTCGGCGTCGACGATCGCGGCACCGGCATCCCGGAGGACGTCCGCTCCCGCATCTTCGATCCGTTCTTCTCGACGAAGGGCGAAGGCACCGGCCTCGGCCTCGCGATCACGCGCCAGATCATCGAGGCCCACGGCGGCAACATCGCGGTCGAGCCCCGCCCCGGCGGCGGCACCTCGATCCGCTTCCTCCTCCCCATCGCCCCGCACCGCAGCTCGATGCCGAACAGCGCGCGCCCGTCGCTCGTCGACTAGCGTTGGAGGCCGCCACGATCGATCGTGGCGAAATGGCCCGTCTGCCCGCGCGAGCTCTACTGCACCGCGATGCAGCTCTTGCATCGCGCGCAGCCGTTGCATCGGGGTGCGTGAGTCGCTCGATCGAGAATGCCTTTTGCGTCTTCTCGCCTCTACGCGCCGGCGCAGGTCGTCCCTACGTCGCCAAGAACGGCAGGTGGTCATGGGCACGTCAACCGCAAAGACAAACACGATCGCAAACGCGGTCGGGATCGCGATCGCGAAGGGGCCCCAGACGCGGCCGCCACAGCGGGCGCGAAGCGCCCCGAGCGCTCCGCGCGAGGGCCGTGTCTGGGGTGGGGGTGTCGGGGGCGAAGCCCCTGACGTTGAGACCATCTTTGTGTCGACCGAGGCGTCGCTGGGCGAGCTCTCGCGCGCGCAGCAGATCGCGAGCGCGAGGGGCGCGCTCCTCGCCGTCGCGCCGCCGGAGCAGCTGCTCGCCGAGCGCGACGACGACGCTCGTCCTGCGCTCGTGGTCGTTGGGGCGAAACACGACGGATGGTTCGGCGGGTTCCTCGCCGAGCACGCCCAGGCGAGCTTGCGCTGTCCGGTGCTCCAGGTCCGCGACGGGAGCTGCCGTCGCTACTCGCACCTCGTGCTCGCGACCGACGTCGAGTCCGCGCTCGGGGAGATGCTCACCGCCGCGCGCTTCGTCGCGCCCGAGCTGCCGGCGCTGTTCCTGCACGCGTACGACAACCCGTTCGAGGCGATGCTGAGGCTGAATGGCGCGAGCCAGGCGGCGGTCGCGCACTACCGGCGCGAGGCGGAGAAGGCGGCGCGCGAGCGCGTGCGCGCGCACATGGAACGCTGGCACCTCCGCGACGCGCCGCTTCGCCTCGTCCACGGCGCGCCGCGGTTCGTGCTGAAGCGGGTCCCTCGCCGCGCGCTCCTCGTGATCCATCGCGGCCGATCGCGGCTCAAGCACATGCTCTTCGGGAGCGTGACGCATTGGGCGCTCGAAGAGAGCGGCTGCGACGTCTTGGTCGTGTGAGCGTGAGCGGGGGCGCGTGTCTTGCTTGAGCCCGGAGACGGTTCCATGAACGAGCTGACCATCCTGACGACGTTTACCGGCGGGCTCGCGGCTGCGCTCGCGTTCGGTTTCGTCGCGCAGCGGTTGAAGATCGCGCCGATCGTCGGGTACGTGCTCGCCGGCATCGTGATCGGCCCGTTCACGCCGGGGTTCGTCGCCGATCGCCACGTCGCGGATCAGTTCGCCGAGATCGGGGTCATCCTCCTGCTCTTCGGGGTCGGCCTCCGCTTCCAGCTGCATGAGCTCTTCGCCGCGTGGCGCGTCGCCGTCTTCGGCGCGATGATCCAGAGCGCGGCGTCCACGCTCGTCCTCGCAGGATTGCTCCACTGGCTCGGCATGAGCTTCAGCACCGGCGTCGTGCTCGGCATGTCGATCTCGGTCGCGAGCACGGTCGTCATGGTGCGCGTGCTCTCGGCGCGGGGCGATCTGCGCGCGCCGATCGGGCAGATCGCGGTCGCGTGGACGGTCGTCGAGGACCTGATCACGGTCGCGGCGCTGCTCGCGCTGCCGATGCTCCTCGGCGCGGACGACGGACGCAGCGCGGCCCGCGTCTTCGGCGTCGCGGCGTTCCAGCTCGTGGCGCTCGTCGTCGCGGTCGTCGTCCTCGGCAAGTGGGTCATCCCGCGCGTGCTCGAGCGGATCGCGGTCGTGCGCTCGCGCGAGCTCTTCACCCTCGGCGTCCTCGTCATCGCGCTCGGCCTCGCGGTGGGCGCGGCGCACGTCTTCAACGTGTCGATGGCGCTCGGCGCGTTCCTCGCCGGGCTCGCGGTCGGCCGCTCCGAGTTCGCCGCGCGCGCGGCCGGCGACGCGCTCCCGACCCGCGACGCGTTCGCGGTCCTCTTCTTCGTCTCGGTGGGCATGCTGTGCGATCCGCGCACGATCGTCGACTCACCGCTGTTCATCGCGCTCATCGTCGGCGTCATCATGGTCGTGAAGCCGGTCGCGGCCTTCGTCGTCGCGCGTGTCCTCGGCAAGCCGATGGCGACGTCGGTCGGCATCGGCGCGGCGCTCGGGCAGGTCGGTGAGTTCACCTTCATCCTCGGCAGCGTCGGGCGCGCGCTCGGCGCGATCGACGACACCTCCTGGAACGCGCTCGTCGCCGCGGCGATCATCTCGATCGCGCTCAACCCGACGTTCTACACGATCGCGCGGCGCCTCTCCGGCGGAGCGTCGAAGCTCGGCAAGCGCACCGGCGTCAACGGCGTCGACCCGCGGCGCTGCATCCTCGTCGGGTACGGTCCGGTCGGCCGGCGCGTGCACGAGCGCCTGCAGGACGTCGCCGCCGACGTCACCATCGTCGAGCTGAACCTCGAGACGGTGCGCATGCTGCGCGCGAGCGGTCACGACGCCGTCTACGGCGACGCGCTCCGCCCCACCACGCTCGAAGAGGCGCAGCTCGAGACGGCCGCGACGCTCGTGATCAGCACGGAGCTGGAGGACGCGGCCGAGCTCGTGCGCCAGGCGCGGCGGCTCAACCCCTTGCTCCGCGCCTTCGTCCGCTGCTCGCACCTCTCGGACATCGAGCAGCTGCGCCGCGTCGGCGCGTTCGCGATCGCGGGCGAGGGAGAGGTCGCGATCGCGCTCGCGAAGGCGGTGGAAGACGGCTTCCCGCTCGACGCGCGGCCGTCGCTCCCGCCCGCGTCCACGTCCGAGGCCCCCGCCCACGCGACGTGAAGCTCAACGCTGCATCTGCATCGCGAGCGACGCAGGGTCGTTCGCGGCGGCGCGCGCGTCTTCGAGCCGGATCTCGCCGGCCGCGACGCGATCGGCGAGGCAGCGCTCGAGCGTGATCATGCCCTCGCGGCGGCTCGACTGGATGACGGAGCCGACCTGCGCGGTCTTGCTCTCGCGGATCATCGACGCGACGGCGTGGTTGACGCGCAGCACCTCGAGCGCGGGGACGCGGCCGCTGCCGTTCGCGCGCGGGACGAGGCGCTGCGCGACCACGGCGCGGAGCGAGTCCGCGAGCTGCGTTCGGATCTGCGTCGCGCGCTCGGGCGGATACGCGTCGACGATGCGCTCGACCGCCGACGCGGCGGAGCGGCTGTGGAGCGTCGCGAACACGAGGTGCCCCGTCTCCGCCGCGGTGAGCGCGAGGCCGATCGTCTCCGGATCGCGCATCTCGCCGATGAGGATCACGTCCGGGTCTTCGCGCAGCGCGTCGCGGAGCCCGCGCGCGAAGTCGCCGACGTCGCGGCCGACCTGACGGCGGCGGAGGACCGAGCGCTCGGTCGGCGCGAGCGCGTACTCGATCGGGTCCTCCAGCGTCACGAGGACGATCGAGCGACGGCGCAGCGCCTCCTGCGCGAGCGCGGCGAGCGTGGTCGACTTCCCCGAGCCCGCCGCGCCGCACACGAGCACGAGGCCGTGCGGCAGCGCGACGAGGTCGTCGAGCGGGATCGGGAAGTGGAGCGACGAGAGCGACGGCGCCTGTTGCGGGAGCAATCGAATCGACGCCGCGCGCACGCCGTCGGCGCGGAAGACGTGCGCGCGCACGCGGCCGACGTGCGGGACCTCGAGGCCGAGGTCGAGCGAGCCGCTCCGCGCCAGCGTCGCCTCCGCGTCGCCGAGCGGAAGGAGCGCCGCGAAGTCCACCGCGCCGACCTCGAGCGGCGCGAGCTTCCCGTCGATCCGCGCCATCGGAACCGCGCCCTCGGAGAAGTGGACGTCGCTCGCCCTCCGCGCCGCCGCGTGCGCCACCAGCTCCGCGAGCAGCGGCGACGCCCCAACCGCCGCGCCGCTTCCGAGGTCGCGCGCGCTCGATCGCGGGACCACGCTCGCGTCGACGACGGCCGCGCCGACGCCTTGCATGAGCCCGAGCCCGTGCATCGTCTCGCCGGCTGCGGGAACGCCGGCGTCGACAGGCGAGCCGCGCGTCGACGCCGGCGCCGCCTCCGCTGCGCGCACCGCGCCGCTCGCCGGGCCCGCCGCGACGCTCGCCGGAGCGGCGGCCGCCGCCGCGATCGCCTGCGCCGAGCTCTTGCGGAACACGACGTCGAAGCCGTCCGCGCGCGAGGTGAACGACACGGCGAAGGTCCCGAGCCCGGCCGCCTCGTAGCCGCCCTCGACGCGGCCGCGTTGCTCGAGCGCCTCCTGGCGTTCGGGCGTGAGCACGTCGCCGAGGAGGTCGCGCACCGTCTCGGCGTCCATCGACGGCAGCGCGAGGCGCTTCGCCGAGCCGTAGGCGAGCATGCGCGGCTCGCGATCGGTGCCGAGCCGGAGCTCGTTCGCGCCTTGGTCGAGGACGAGAGAGAGGAGCCGATCGATCTTCGCCATGCGCTCACGATACAGCGCGCGAACGGCTCAGTTATTCCGTCGCCTCCGTCATTCGGCCGCCTCCGTCATTCCGCCGCCGAGGGATCGATCTCCGCTTCGTACGTGAATCGCAGCTCGGGCGTGCGTTTCAGCTCGACGCCCTCCGCGAGGCGGGCGCGCAAGAAGCCGTTCGCGCGCGTGAAGGCGCGCTCCACCGCGCTGCGAGGCCGGCCGCGCGGCACGAGGTAATGGATGCGCGCGACCTTGCCGTCCGGCGCGAGGACGATCGCGCTGAGCCGCACGCCCTCGAGCTCGGGATCGGTGATGTCGTCCCGCACGATGCCGCGCAGCTCCTCCAGGATGGAGGCCTCCACGCGTTGATGTCGATGCTCGTTCA encodes the following:
- a CDS encoding PilT/PilU family type 4a pilus ATPase → MAKIDRLLSLVLDQGANELRLGTDREPRMLAYGSAKRLALPSMDAETVRDLLGDVLTPERQEALEQRGRVEGGYEAAGLGTFAVSFTSRADGFDVVFRKSSAQAIAAAAAAPASVAAGPASGAVRAAEAAPASTRGSPVDAGVPAAGETMHGLGLMQGVGAAVVDASVVPRSSARDLGSGAAVGASPLLAELVAHAAARRASDVHFSEGAVPMARIDGKLAPLEVGAVDFAALLPLGDAEATLARSGSLDLGLEVPHVGRVRAHVFRADGVRAASIRLLPQQAPSLSSLHFPIPLDDLVALPHGLVLVCGAAGSGKSTTLAALAQEALRRRSIVLVTLEDPIEYALAPTERSVLRRRQVGRDVGDFARGLRDALREDPDVILIGEMRDPETIGLALTAAETGHLVFATLHSRSAASAVERIVDAYPPERATQIRTQLADSLRAVVAQRLVPRANGSGRVPALEVLRVNHAVASMIRESKTAQVGSVIQSSRREGMITLERCLADRVAAGEIRLEDARAAANDPASLAMQMQR
- a CDS encoding FHA domain-containing protein, producing GGPPGMRSSPPGSAGGPRSAPPPIPGGRAPGSMPPLPGGGGFNGGLSSGAPLSIIYQGEKHGINKDRYVIGRGKQSSDLTLKDPNVSRQHAMIEYQNGVYFMVDMGSTNGVEYNGQRIARKQIAEGDVFRICDHDLRFTYR
- a CDS encoding (Fe-S)-binding protein — encoded protein: MSRPDDRPLRRLPQLEARKADLERCVFCPKLCRSACPVSNADTRETVTPWGKMSMAYFVANESVALAPSFAQPAWACTGCFGCREHCDHENDVTGTLFEARSALASAGVAPPAARRVLERFDPRAALGKMQVPDVVLASAKTMVLVGCEHARRGTQAGVDTVRATAKLTNGKVCLAEECCGAPLLYAGDKKRFDEQARRFAEHAARCDRVVVGDAGCAAAIRVHSAHKTPPVLHFSELAAREVVRLKRLDVGATVRWHDPCQLGRGLGVYEAPRQVLARVLGRAPAEFSRARDDARCSGAGGLLPLTMPDVARGIADQRVADHRAEGGGTIVTACASSARSFERSGATVLDLATVVLRALEP
- a CDS encoding cation:proton antiporter, which encodes MNELTILTTFTGGLAAALAFGFVAQRLKIAPIVGYVLAGIVIGPFTPGFVADRHVADQFAEIGVILLLFGVGLRFQLHELFAAWRVAVFGAMIQSAASTLVLAGLLHWLGMSFSTGVVLGMSISVASTVVMVRVLSARGDLRAPIGQIAVAWTVVEDLITVAALLALPMLLGADDGRSAARVFGVAAFQLVALVVAVVVLGKWVIPRVLERIAVVRSRELFTLGVLVIALGLAVGAAHVFNVSMALGAFLAGLAVGRSEFAARAAGDALPTRDAFAVLFFVSVGMLCDPRTIVDSPLFIALIVGVIMVVKPVAAFVVARVLGKPMATSVGIGAALGQVGEFTFILGSVGRALGAIDDTSWNALVAAAIISIALNPTFYTIARRLSGGASKLGKRTGVNGVDPRRCILVGYGPVGRRVHERLQDVAADVTIVELNLETVRMLRASGHDAVYGDALRPTTLEEAQLETAATLVISTELEDAAELVRQARRLNPLLRAFVRCSHLSDIEQLRRVGAFAIAGEGEVAIALAKAVEDGFPLDARPSLPPASTSEAPAHAT
- a CDS encoding universal stress protein, producing MSTEASLGELSRAQQIASARGALLAVAPPEQLLAERDDDARPALVVVGAKHDGWFGGFLAEHAQASLRCPVLQVRDGSCRRYSHLVLATDVESALGEMLTAARFVAPELPALFLHAYDNPFEAMLRLNGASQAAVAHYRREAEKAARERVRAHMERWHLRDAPLRLVHGAPRFVLKRVPRRALLVIHRGRSRLKHMLFGSVTHWALEESGCDVLVV
- a CDS encoding ribosome-binding factor A — its product is MEASILEELRGIVRDDITDPELEGVRLSAIVLAPDGKVARIHYLVPRGRPRSAVERAFTRANGFLRARLAEGVELKRTPELRFTYEAEIDPSAAE
- a CDS encoding HAMP domain-containing protein — encoded protein: MPSSRDKPSRTLARRILLSFAVTLVAFAVTVGFTVAAQRRAAEDSEEMAQGFVPVALKLGKLRAVQSTLASIVDGIPDEKNPNSTRDILKTLDGERRLMFEETRAAIQDDLRELGSEETRQLALVLTGELDAAAAEWAGDREARERVFAALESLGEDGAGDRDAVNRELLALGAMEHAADKRLRALAAHVDLSMKALSEAARSRERRAVIELALLAALTLAVGIGVSVHTRRLLGPLERVTQRAKAVARGDLTPQPTEQTDDEIGELATAFEGMVGAVAKAQNRAVANERLAAIGKMAAHVTHEIRNPLSSIGLNIELLEENLAEAGASGESKSLLDAITREVQRLEHLSEEYLRVARLPSPRMESEDLGGKVLEIAKFAKPEMDRAGLELVLDVADDLPLVLFDDGQIRQAILNVLRNAREAMGDGGKIELYVRAEGMSVVVGVDDRGTGIPEDVRSRIFDPFFSTKGEGTGLGLAITRQIIEAHGGNIAVEPRPGGGTSIRFLLPIAPHRSSMPNSARPSLVD